CATGTCTCAGTACCTCCTGTCATCGACATTTCCCATACACTTTGTCCCAATCCTGAGAGTATTATTTAGAGGCGAATGGTCAAGAAGGGTGGCAAGGCTCTGGCACAAGTATTGGTCAATGGGAAGGTTTGTCTGCTGATGATACTTCTTGGGAATTCTATCAGGCATTGAAGGTCAGGTTCCCTAGTTTTGATCCTTGAGGAAAAGGATCTCTTTTAGGAGGGGAGTATTGTTACACTAAGCAGCTATTAGATTCAGTATGGGTCATGTATTCTGTCTTAACTAACAGTTAGTTAGTTACAATTACTGTTGATTACTGTTCCATTGAGCTACTGCTCATAGAGTTGGTTAGTTGATTAGGAAGTTAGTTGAGAATTAGGCTAAATAAGTCACTACTACAGCTGTATATAAACACATCTCATATGTACATTTCAGATCAATCAATATACAAACCATTGTTCTCTTCTCTAAATCTCCTTCTTCTAtaattcttctcttcttttctaatTGTTCTTAACCTGTTCTTCAACAGTTCATCTAAATGGAATAATCTTCACTGATTCTTGCAATTGAGCTAACACTAAATGTTGGCGAGACGCCTGTTGGTTCCTGCAGGATGCCAATTCCTTCACCGGTCTGCTTCCATGATTTTGAGCTTCAAATTCACAAGCTTATTTTTTCTAAGAGATCTAGAGCCTAAAACCTCTTGAATTAACATTAAACATGTGTCGataataattcattaatttgaGTCCAATGAGTAGGTAAAATAAAAACTCATTACCTTACTTAATAATATACCccaaaatataattgaatttgaattaattttatttagttttagaCTTAAATATTGACTCACTTTGATCAACCCAAAATGTAAGACTTGGATCTACATGTATATTGGACTTAGCTCGAATTTTGCATGGACTAGATCCAATTAAAACTACTTGTTTTTATAAATAGCAAACATCATAGACATAATAAGGTTCTATAGCTTTAGTTTCGATAGTTACACTTCATAGCTATAGTTCTATTTTCTATGGGAGCTGTCATTTGTATATTTATGTCTGCTTGAATATTTCGCTTGCGAATATACAAATATAGTAAGTATATACTAATtctatatttatacatttaggAATTTTTTAGAACTCcatttgtatattttgcttgCCAATATACAATCACcgtactttattattattttttcataaatcgtatacaaatagataaggtaaaaatatataaaattctgGATTAATACAATTAGAAACGGAATTATACAAATTCAGGGTTTACAAAAATCTTACCAATTATAAAAATCAAGTGAATAGAAAAATTGGGCGAAACTATAACTAGGAATTATAATTTTCCTAAACAATagctataaaatttattatggtTTAAATATTTGGTGTCTGCACAATTTTCCCATATAAAATTGATGTCAACAATGTGCAAATTAACACCCCTGAAATAAATATACACTTTTAAGATGAAGAATATTAGAGCagtaacaaaaagaaaaaaaaaactcctaaCAGACCAAGTCTTCATTGGCATAATCCAAATCCTACTAAAACGGAACTActtcaattatatatgtaacacGGTGACTCCTTCAAAAAGTCTAATTAATTATCTccatatctttaatttttactattaaatatAGGCTTGGGGcatcatattttcattttctctagtgttattttatccaaaaattaattgaatggTAATCTGGAACTCTGATATGgtattttcttatttgaagATCAAATTCTGTTTTACTAATCTATATTCAACTCTTTTTTGCAATTCGTTTGTTGATTTCTTTCCGATGATGTGGAACAGTCTGCTTTGTTTCTTTATCCAACCATTCCCTTAAATCTACATCTGGTAAATGCATTTGATTTGGTATTGATGAATGGAATGgatcccacatcggtgattccATGGGCTTCTTATAACGCGTAGAGAATCCAACTCTTTATGAATCTAGCTTGTGGGGTTTGAGTTAGGCCCATGACAATTTTAAGTGAATTCTACACTTAAaacatttgtattttttgttagGATTCTGAGTGCTTATAGCTAGCTTCAGTGTCGTAGCCACAGCCTAATTGGACACCCTTCGTtggaaaattatattgtatatatatatatgtccaaTTCTATATTTAAAGTTTGTCACCCTTGACATAAGCTATGCATTTGGTGTAGTCGTAATGGATGTCCATTCGAATGAATGAGTTTTGCGTTCAAACCCCAAATATcacaatattctttttttttttacaatcacGCATCATTACTCTTGGACACCCTTAATAAATTTTCTGAACTCCGCCACTGGGCCTAGCTAATATCTGTTTGTATCTTACAAATTTAAGGGACAACTGGTGTTCATTAATTCCTAAAGTTAAACAAGATGAAGTGAACCTATAAGCTAAATATTGTTCCTTTCTctttttgaattaatatgaGCTGCCTAATACTAATGCTCGCGGTAATTATCTCTTAAGATTGGTTTTCCATCTTTGGCTGAAGTTGCATGCAAGAACATTATATGATATTTGATCTAATTCTTTGCAATTCTTTTGATTGAAGTggataaaacaaaattatggtCATGGTTGTCAGTACGATAATATAATTTAGTCTATTAATCACAGGGTTACCATTCAAGTTTTGTTGAAGAGGAAGGAGTTCGCAAAGCTTGTGGATGTCCTTTACTACCTCTGAAAAGCCACAGAAATGAACCAGATTCTGATGCAGAACAAGGTTAGCTTTGGAGTATCTCATCTTTCTGGTGACAATGTCTTACATACTTTAAGAGtgatattcatcatcatataaataatttctagAAGATGCAACATCAGATATCGTGGATGAAGCAATCACATTCTTTCGGGCAAATGTCTTCTTCAAGAACTTTGATTATAAAAGCTCGGCTGATAAACTTCTCATCTATTTGACTTTGTATATCAATTTGGCTTTGAAGAGGCTAGAAGGTTGCAGAACGTTAGCTGAAGGGAAGAAGTCAATAATTAACCTTGGTCTGGAAAAGATTGTAATACCAGGGGAGGCAGGTTTTCCATTTCCAGGCTTATTTGCTTCACCAAAGTCTCAACAAGAAGCAGGCAAGTTCTGATTTGCTAATTCACTATCCTCAAACTAAAATGCTAATCATAATTAGTAGTAGTGGGGAAAAGAGAATGTTCGGCGTAATTCTTAAAACAAACCCTCAAACTTGGACTCAACTGGTGAGTAAGCACTCTAATTTTGGGAGTTCACGTTTATACTCTTTGTCGAATACTAGGCATAAGGAAGTGGGGGAGAAACAATTGGCCGTAAACCTTATTAGATAGTAGATACCATTGTCTCTTGTATCGAATATGTTCCTCAACTTTTCTTCATTGTGAACATTTCAATTTACATATTTATCACCTAGACACCTAAAAAATTTGTGTCATGTTATAATGAGGGAGTGTTGGAGTGTTAGTCATCGGTTGAGGTGTCTAGACATGAACTCTCAAAGTGAGAGTGTGTACTTGCCAATTGAGGCCAAATCTGAGTGTATATTTATTTAGTATGCCAATATTTTCAGCCAGATAATGTTTTGGTAAAtaagatatattatttattagtgAAAATATAGATTAACACACTTGGTAGAGTGTATAGACGTAATGTTAAACTGAAGATTCACCCTCATTTCATGTGAGTTTACTGAAACCCTTTCATGAGGATGCTGAGGATCCAACAAGGTCAGCTACCAGACATGCCTGTTTACAGTGAAGTCTCTATGTTTTCAATAACGCCAACTGCTTGGCCTTAAATTAGTTTTGATGCCACAACTGAAATTAATAGAACATGTACAGGAGAACCTAacatttatattaattcaaaaatatactaAGGACCGTAATTAACTATGACAACAATTCTTTCACAACTTCGACTTCAACTAAGGCACCACCACTAGTTGATTACTGCCCATAAAAAATCTTGAAACCCTCACATTTATGCTTAGTGTCGTAAGATTCTAGACTTATTCTTTCCCTCTTTATCTACTCATTTCATACAAGGTTAAGGCCGCACATTTATAGACCATGTGGCAGCCTTTGGCTTACAATAGACAATATGCTGACACCTGTCCAACACTTGTCATGATCAAGGAAAAATAAGGGTAAAGTTTAGTTGACATCCCTAACTGATAAAACATCTAAAATTAAAACTACAAAAGCTATTACAAGATATAATGCATTTGGACACAAGTAGTTGCAAAAAAGTAACCCGACCGGATGTACTTTGTATGTGCCATGTGCTTACCAATTTCGCCCCTTGTTTCCAGCTTCGTGTCCTATTTTTGGTTCCAATACAGTGATCTAGGATTTTCCTAGACTTTTTTTGCCATAGACAACTTGGACCAGTTTGCACATGCAACTGCCGACACACTGCCTTGTCGCTGCCTTTCCTGCGTTTTCCTTGGCCATGCTAACTTTTGTTTCCCATGTGCAATATTTTATTCTTGCTGCCTAAGATTTGAATTCTattatactttaatttagctcAACCTAACTTTCCCCCACTTTACCAGACAATTTCATTTTACACATGCCAACTTACCCATGTCCGACGTCAGTCAATGCCCATGGCATGCCACAACCCACTGCCTCACCACCGCCAATGTCATAGCACTGTCTTTGTCAATCTTTTTTGTCATTAACATAGAAACGTAACACCAACATCTTTCTCACATGATTGGTTCAACCTGCACCTAGACCCTTGACAAAGCCATTCATGTCAACCCTTTGCCACCACCATGCCATCAGCCGAGTTTAAGGATCACTCCCCTTACACTTTTTTAACTACTGGTGTCCACATTCATAGTGTCTAAGACAACTAGACTCAacactctttttcttttcactcATATTTGAGATCTACAATAGACAAGCACAAAAAATCAGAACACACAAGCACATTATAGGATCAAGTCCCAACTTTATATTAAACTCGTACCACAAAGAACCACACAAATGTTTAAGCCTTAAAAAATTTGACCAAATACACCCCCCATGAGACCGGTCTACTTGTGCCTTAAATAAGGCGACAACGCCGAGTCAAATGCCAAACACATGCCTAGTATTGCAGTTGACAACCCTCACTGATAGgccaaattttaatttaaaataaataatcttaTCTGCAATGCTTACTAAGCCACAACAGCTAGAAACTACCAACAATTCCCAACAACCATTCATGTGCAAGGCATAAGTGAGCACCCTTCAACATTGGTACCAAAATCATTCTTCATCCGCCAAATCTCATACCAGCTCACATGCCAGTCATGTGCGCTTGTCTTGCCTGGTTTAGCTTGCCATTGTGGTCTAATTTTTATGAGTCGTCGCCCTTTCCTAACACTTAGCCTTCAAACTTCTTTATCATGACCATGTCATGATCACATTTTTGTCTTTACTCAGCTTTCCTAGACTTCTTCATGCCTTAGCCATATCTTTCCCCACATGACTTAGCCGTCCAACCATTGTCATATCTTAGACACGTCTTTCCTTGCATGCCTTGGCCAAGACAATGCCAAGGTCTTCTTTACCTGAACCTAACCTTGTCTGAATTCATTAGGTAGTTACTAGGTTCATCATGTAAATAAGTAAACAATTATGAGCTGCTTGAACTATCAAGCGGAGGGTCTAACAAACTTCCCCCACCAGATGAGATCATCTTTCTCAATGAGAAATAATCCGAGTATGCTTGAATCCTCTTTTTGAACTGCAATAGAGAAGGTTTGCATCACAGACTTGCTTTCCATTGAAACAAGGATGATTTTTCTCCATACACCAGAACTTACAAAGCTTGCAAACTTCAACCTCACAACCCTCGCGAATTTGACTAAGTCTGGAAGATTGTCTCACTTTTTGGAAGCGTACAGTATTAAAGAACACTCAACAACATACAAGAGCAATACTAAGATTTATTGATATCAAAACTCAACAAAGGTAGAGCCTCACAAATTTTCTAAGGAACAGAATACTCTCTGAATACCTTAGACGAATTTCATCCCCTTATAATAATTTGCACAAGGCAGTTACAAACAATCACAAAAGCAATTACATGTATCATGTGTCTAACAAATGTTATGGACAAATTTAAACAAGTCTCAAATGCAATATTCTAAAAGCACATTACAATTAGAATTCAAATACATCATGTCCATGTGCGTTGAACATGCTCCTTCAATACCTTAGTTGAAAATGCCCATGCCTAgtacttagaatatttcagctttcttccaacacttagttttatttcttcaaatctGCCAACTCGTGTCAACACTTGGAATTGCCTTTTCCTTTCAATTGTCAGGTCCCAGAGCCTTGACTTTTCAAGCCAACACACTGCCTTGCCTTGCCGATGCCACAACCCACACGTATGCCCCAAAGGTTCCATACACCTGTCATTGCCTTTGCATGGCCATGCTAccttgccaacacccaagcatTTTGAACACATTGTTTCACACTAACACTTAGCTGCACATCTTCACTGTTTGACCCACACACATgccaagaccaatgcccaaATCTAGACATGCCTCTCCGACGCTTGCTTAATTAGACTAGGGGTCTAAAAAACTGCCCTACCTCTTGAACTCGAAGCCCTCATCGAGACTATTTTAAGGTAGTCACTGATTCAATCATAAAACTACCATAAGTCTTTCTCCTTCTCCCGAACAGCATCTTCCAAACTCTTGCCTTACAAATATACAAAGAACTATCTCTTGTGTTCTTCTTACTAGTGTCAACAACTTGGTGATCAAAGATCCTTTCTATATCAGCATCAAACTTCGTTGGTCTAAATGGTGGATCCCTCTTCGACTTGTTTCTGTCCGAATCATCTTTTTCTGCATAGTATGGTTTCAGGAAACTAACATGGAAAATTGGAAGAATACTTAACCTTTGTAACAACTTCATTCTATAAGTACCTTCCCCCACTCGTTGTACTACTTCAAATGGGTCATCATACTTAGGCATCCAACCATGATGTCGAGTCTTAATCACAATCTATTTCCAGATTTTGGATGTGAGTTTCGGCAACACAAGGTCACCACACTAAATTCTAGTGAGTGATGATATTGATAAACATACTTCTTCATGCGTCACTGAACATTACGCAAGTTGTCTTGTGCCTTAAATAACATTACAAGTCTGTCCCTTGCAACCCTGGACATTGCTTGACACTTCCCCTCGTTCTTTGTTTTGGCAACATCTAGTGGTGTCATAGGCTATCTACCCAAAAAATTTTGAACAGACTCGTCTGAGTTGCTGACAACTTATGAAGATTGTAGGAAAACTGCATAGAGTCAAGCAATGCAACCCGATTTCGTTGGCTCACTATCACATAATGCCTCAAGTGATCTTCTAGGAAGTGATTAACTATTTTTCTCTGTCCATCTATTGGTGGATGTGTCGTATTAGAGAATTTTAAATTGGTCTCCATCATGTTGAACAAAGTTTTCCACATGCTGCCCGTGATTGGAGTATCCCTATCACTCATAATGTGAGTTGGAAtaccaaaataagaaattaCATTCTTATAAAGTAACTTAGCAGCAACTTCAAACAAACTAGGAGCAGCGATAAATATTTAGTACTTCAAAAATCTGTCTATTATTATAGATGCCATACCATCAACTTTTTAAGAAAACCCAAAATGAAGTACATGCTTACTGACAACCATGGCGGTTCTGGAATAGGAAAAGGAGACAACAAGCTAGGTTTCTTCTTATGTTAAGTATTATCCACTTCACAAATAGGGAAAGTCTTCACGTATGCCTCAATGTCATCTTCCACCTTTGGCTAGAAATATACCATGGATAGTAGAGCTAACATCCATTTAACTCCGAGATGACCATCCAAAGTAGTGCCATGCGCCTCTTATATCAAGTCCTTACACGGTCCACAACCATTCATTACCACTATCCTCCTTTAAAATGAAGAACATTGCCTCGATCCAGTATCTCCTCATCGTACCTTCTTGAACTTGACTCATCCACATGACAAAGAGTGAGTcattgaaaaaacaaaatcttatTCAATCAAAGAGATCAATCTCAATTTTAGAAATAGAATATATGACAACAAATACCTCTTTGCCGCTTAGGCATCTGCTACTAAGTTGTGCTTGTTAGCATGATTGGACATATTCTAAATATTTGTACATATTTATtctaaatatttgtgtaatgaAGATAGGAGATAGCATAGATTAATGTAGCATATTTTCAAAGAtattaaaattagaaatattatatatttagggatATATAGTAGATTTTTAGGCATGTTAATTAGAATTCATTCTATTTAATGGAAGAACTCTCA
This window of the Solanum pennellii chromosome 2, SPENNV200 genome carries:
- the LOC107010765 gene encoding actin-related protein 2/3 complex subunit 3-like isoform X4, translating into MVIWNSDMGYHSSFVEEEGVRKACGCPLLPLKSHRNEPDSDAEQDATSDIVDEAITFFRANVFFKNFDYKSSADKLLIYLTLYINLALKRLEGCRTLAEGKKSIINLGLEKIVIPGEAGFPFPGLFASPKSQQEAEQFKNYIKQLREETSERLLNVAYRPNGTPNKWWLAFAKRSFLSSRPVVHAEEDIEINTSTEE